The following coding sequences lie in one Erwinia amylovora genomic window:
- a CDS encoding DinI-like family protein, which translates to MKKRLRRKFTDVDAVVRMAGMDGLSVRNGTPEDKEVIEEILQETWESTDAWFVR; encoded by the coding sequence CTGAAAAAGAGGCTACGACGAAAGTTTACCGATGTTGATGCTGTCGTTCGTATGGCTGGCATGGATGGACTATCAGTGCGAAATGGTACGCCAGAAGACAAAGAAGTCATTGAAGAGATCCTGCAAGAAACGTGGGAAAGTACTGATGCTTGGTTTGTTCGTTAA